The Corythoichthys intestinalis isolate RoL2023-P3 chromosome 1, ASM3026506v1, whole genome shotgun sequence genomic interval CAGATAATTGCTGCAGTTCCCCAAGTAGGCGtttaaaagaaataacaattTAAACATTTgacaatgttgaaaaaaaaaaaaaaagtcacaaccACCTTGTTCAGGGTCAAGTTGTTTCTGCAAGAATATTATGTTAGTTCAAAAGAAATGTTTGTAACCAATTGACCCAAAATACATCATTTTCATCACATGCTTTAATAGAGAAGGCCTTTATATAAGAGCATTTTTGCTATCTGTTTCCTTCTTAAGGAGTTCCATGAGGACAGCATAATCTCTGGGTACCGTCACCCCCGTAGTTCTGCCACGGACTGCATTCTAAGTCTTTTTCAGCTGACCAACGAGACTCTTAATATTTGGACCCACTTCTTGCCCACCTGGTATGTACCCGCAAAATTCTGGGGCATGCGACTCATTGGAATGTTTGACATTCATATGCAAAGATACTTCTTTGCATATTTACCACACAGGAACAATAAATTACAGCTATACTATTCTAACAAGGTTGTCAGGTTTTCGAACCATTAAGTATGAAAGATTTTATACTTAACGGTCTGAAAGCCTTTATCACAAATTTTACCATGATCATCTGGACTTCTCCAAAGATTATCAATTAAAGGACTAGAATAATAAAGCACCCACAGGAATAATCTGCACAAGAATCACATttagtttactttttttttttcagtttacaTCTTTTTCTGTAGTGATTTTCTTCAGAGGAATTGTGTGAGATAGACCTTCAATAAACGTTCCATGGCAACACAAGGCCAGCCCTGAGTTTACCAATACTGTAGACACTAAAATACAAgagaatattttcattatcattttacaagcAGTAAGACAAAACTTAAATTGCTGTGTACTAAAAAGAGCAAAATGCAATTAATCTcgtatgttttaatttttttgttgggtTACATTCATTTGTACATATAGATTAAAAACAAATCAGTGCCAATTATTATAAAGGTTTCTTGTATTATTTGTGTAAAGTATGCTAATATTATGCTAAAGTACCTGGAAATAACCCGCTCAAGCACAGGAAGAGCAGAGAGGTCAAAACAATTTAGgttcacaaaaacaaacaaaaaattatttcattGTCTGAAATTCACCTGACCATCTGCAAGAGTGCACGTTTATGTAGGTTGTTTCTATGTTGCCACACGACCAGACAAGTGATAATTAGCATAGTTGCACAGGAAATTATGTGGCCGAAATGAAGTTTCAGTCCAAATCAGGGTGTGTTGGCTCGGCGAAGCTATTTGCTATTCATGTTATAAAGCGCATGACTTGGATGTGGGAATAAACAAAAAGCCTAACCTTTGAGAAGCAGTGCTGCAGCTTATGTTCTCTATGAGCgaagtaaaaagatgtcaatgtgatAAAGGAAAGAAGGTACTtttcattaataaataaataaatacatacactaaaaatagcattttactGCAAGAAGTAGTGCTCACTTTTCTGCAGGTCTTTTACATTATTATTTAACGTATAGTGGGTCaagttaaatatttaatttagtgTTTGATCTCATTTTATGTTGTGCATTGTGGAAATGCCAATaccaaataaatattatcaaataaatatttttgtaattctAAACCACTTGAAGCTTGAAAGTTGGGAAAGTTAATTAAGatacataaaaaaagaaataataatgacGAGAAGTAtatcataatataataaatagttTATATAACTGTAATACTAATAAAATAGATTTAATTTAATGAATGATGACAATTAGCAACAACAGTAATCTATGGTTCAAAAAACAATAATCTGATTGCCGCTGCTTTGATCTGGAATGTCTTTAATTCGGGACAATTGGCATCGATGGGTTAAGATTTatacaattcaattcaatttatttgtatagccctggatcacaacaaggttgtctcaaagggctttgcagaggcaatatgatacacattcagaaacagcaaatgaagcaacaaagatgaataaagtttgagtcctgggtatcccccatccttagaccctccatgtcggcaaggaaaaaaccccaaaactccagagtctttgggagaaaatgagaaaccttggggagtaccacagtcaggagagatccactcccaggacggatagacaggaagccccaggactgctaatgggaattagcaggcgcagttatagtccgtaaagatgcagtggagtaaaggaacaagaagaggtccatctagacagatgagacgggggtagcaacgaggacgtccatccagccaggggtccggacagtcaggaggctgcagctgaaaaatagcccctccccagaggggaggggggaaaggggacaccgggtgactagtgatgaagagactagacaactagatattaacattggaaaatagaaataaagtaagacaagtggtaggtagagtgagaaaaaggagatagaactcagtggctgtacttcccccagctttatagcttctcgtgcagcttagactaaactgtgagtctcctccaacttcaactagcctgaccataagctttgtcgaataggaacgtttttaatagggttgttccgatcgtttttttgctcccgatccgatccctatcgttttagtttgagtatctgccgatcccgatatttcctgatccgattgcttttttttgctcctgattcaattgcaatcattcccgataatttttcccgatcatatacattttggcaatgcattaagaaaaaaatgaataaaactctgacgaatatatacattcaacatacagtacgtaagtactgtatttgtttactatgacaataaatcctcaagatggcatttacattattaacattctttctgtgagagggatccacggatagaaagacatgtgactttgtatattgtgactaaatattgccatcaagtgtaattgttgagctttcagtaaatgatactgtagcatgatgggaagtggaaccatgactgtgcgtagtgctaccaattgatatatcttctctgcgttgggaaataacataaggtgttaagagaaagatcaattgctaccttgcttccccacattgcttcccatgatatttctgatcgtaggaagagggattgtaaggctttagccaattaaaaaaaggctccaaaggctgcccaaaataactctactcattttacgctgccttttatctctctttataggtaaaacagcgccattacagattgagcgcgacaatgcgtgagtgggtcgtgcagcgcatgcattaattgcattaaatattttaacgtgataaatttttttttaaagtaattacTGCCTTTATCGGAATAAatgtgataaccctaccttaggcctaaactaaagactctggatgagtgtaacatattatgtctgtaacgttaaatacaattagaaaaacgatttaatttaaaatatatatatatatatatatatatatatatatatatatatatatatatatatatatatatatatatatatatatatatatatattaaaaaaaggcatggccgatatttttttgccgattctgatattttgaaaatgacgtgatcggacccgatccgaccgatcgggacatctctagtttttaatctaatgttaaatgtgcagactgtctcagcttctttaatactaactggaagctgattccataaaacaggggcttggtggctaaaggctctagctccgacagtacttttagaaaccctgggaactaccagtagacctgcattctgagagcggagtgttctgttggggcggtatggaaccagagcatcggagagataagatggccccaaccctttaatggtcttaaatgtaagaaggaggattttaaatttaattctaaactcgactggaagccagtgaagggcctggagcacaggggtgatgtgccctcttctattggttcctgttaaaagtcttgctgctgcataCGTATATATAAATGCAGTAGAGAGTAGTAGAGTATAGTATAATagtagagagagggagagatttttttccattttaaatcaaatgaaTATATAACATGATAAAATTTGAATAACAATTGGcttaattgtgtgtgtgtgttttaaaattaaatataaaaattatttaaaaacaaaaaaaaaaagaaaagaaaaaaatatatatattttaaatagttTTGTTTCGGTTTTTGGCCTAAATTTTCTCATATTCGGTTTCAATTTCGGCCAAGAATCTTAACTTCTGTGCATCGCTAATAATTACTCATTTCTTTACCAGGTAAAATGATCCCAGATCTGTACTTTATTGGTTAATACTTTATAATTTACTTGGTTAGTACTTTAAGATGAAGTTAGTTTACCTCATAACATTTTTGATTAAGTTGTGGTGAATTTGAAAATCTAAGTAGACCATTCACCCCTCTGTAATCACTAAATAAGTCATGTTGTCACATCCGTTTTCACTATaacacaacttttttttctttcctttttcaaTCCCAATGACGTACAATAGCTATTGTCcactctgaaaaatgtttgaatgactGCATCCAGTTTGTTCTCCTTGCAGGTACTTCCTATGGAAACTTGTAAGTGTTGTTCTAATGCAAACTGTGTGGCAGCATCCCTTCACCTGGCCTCTGGTGGTCTTAATAGTTTCAAGTTGCATATATCCACTGGCATCAAGCTGTGCTCACACTTTCAACAGCATGTCGCCACGGGCGCGGCacatgtgcttttattttgactatGGAGCCCTGAGTCTCTACAGCATGGGTGAGTGTATTGTTTGTGCTTCACTGCAGTAAACTCATAGTCCGCAAGCATAAAGACCATTGAACAACTATACAACATTGCAAAAGTTTGAATACCAAATAAAACAGCTCGGTATGGTGTAAGCAGTTGTACTCTATAGgaaatttaataaaatacagtatgatTATCCTGAAATCTCAATCAAAACTGATTAACTGTAAATGCAAAATGTTTTCTCTGTACTATATTTTGCAATTGATTATCATTTGTTAGTAGTACACTGTGTATACACAAACATTGGAACATATTTtatgtttaattaacattaataattaaAGCATTTgaacaaatgtgttttttaaattgttgtcatGTGTGCTAAATGGTGTCATTTAAAGAAATCCCCACCTCCATTTATGTAATTTGCAGACATAAATCAAACTGTTGATTTATGTTCATCAAAAAGTTTTATAAAATGAATGTGTTGTATTTCAGGTTCTGCAATTGCATATTCAGCGTACGTGTTTCCAGACAAGTGGGTAAACAACATCTTGCACCAGAGTTTCATCCCTGTTGCTCTGCTTAACTCGGTTATATGTACCAGCCTTGCCTGCTACTCCAggtatgttaaaaaaatcacATGACCATTTGGGCATACAGAGCGTCCCCAAACCTTTGAATGCCACTGTACATTTTAACGTTCTATCTTGcttgcagacacacaagctaTTTGTCAATAAAATTACAGCTATGTGTACACGTTACACTAGTTTAATATGAACTGTGTTAATTATATGAACTGTGTTAAATTCAAATGAAGATATTGTGAAGTGGAATTTTTAATCTCTTACCAATTAGGGTAGATGGCTAAAAATGCAACTAAGCTCTGCCTATACTAATTGTGAGTTTTTGAAGGACTTTCACATCACACTTATTCACCAAGCACATGTATTCTAGATAGTTGGTACTGTCAAGCCAAAAAGTACACTAATgactcactgtttttttttccccccacgtgTATCCTGGCAGGCTTGGCTTACCAATTCTTCATCATAATCATGACCTTGTAAAGAGGTAAACATTTCACACCTTCTTTAGTGCAATGTGAGAAAAATTATGTTAGTTCTCCACCCACTGTAATtctagaaaattctgttctctaATTGTGTGATTTTCACCCTTCCTCAGACTAGCTTTACTCTGTTGGCATTTTGAACATATGGTGCCTTGTTATTCTCACTTTTAAAAGACCAACCCCAAACAGTGATTAACTGCATTTGTTGTTTCAACTGGAGGTGGTTGGAGCGCTAAACAGAGGCAAACCTTGTTTTACAGAAACCTCCTGactttaaatatatcaaatattCTTGCATCCCTCAATTTGATTACAACAAGAGatagaatagaaaaaaaacaaaacaaaggtaACAATCATGTAATGTGAACTGTCATCCCTAAAGAGAATCTTTTTACGGATTCATCCACCAAAGGTTTTTATATAACTTTGACTAAttgttaatttttcttttcttagtATTTGCAGgttttcatttaatgttgttatGAATGGTAATACCATGTGAGAGGCTAAAAATTATGTTTTCTTTAATTTCAGATTTCCTGAGTGCCGGAGTCCGAGGTTCAGAAAAGCATTACGCATTGTTGCATTTGCCTTCCCTTACCTGTTTGACAGCATTCCTCTCCTTTACAGGGTAGGGCCACACTTGTGTTGCCCATGGCAAGtgcaaaattgatttgtttccgtCCAGGGGGTCGATTAAACAAAGTATGAGGAATTGCAAGCAGAATTCCATGGGCAGATGACGTAAAGTTGGTTAGGGAGATCACAGATCTGTGGTGTAAAGTGGGCCCTTGCATGGAGACCGCCTTCCACTCTGATTGTTACAGTAATCTACAGAGAATTATGATGATGCATTTAAATTAATTGGTTTATACACCAATTCAGAGGGTTTGATGCAAGGTCTATTTGGTATGAGAAAGTACAAGATAACCTCATGGgcaaatgattttaaaaattttaaatcagcGTTGCGATAAAGGATAGGCTTTACAGGATCATGAgtggaaatgttattttgaagtatTACTAAATATTTTCTgaagtaaatataaatattttaaagtgcctgcgacagcataaaaaaaaatcttaaatagcattattatgtgaattagaatcatattttgagaagattcgactatatacaacaatttggcaaaatgcagatgacgagaaattattaataattaattaattcattcatctgatttagaattcagcccattgagggggaattattcagaatggggaaaatgtgactaagagagcagcaaaatgtcattgttttcatctctctactccaatatttttacgggatattctttttatctaagtatttttccccaattgctaaacaaaaggtatggtcatgaccagtgttgttaataacggcgttacaatataacggcgttactaacggcgttatttttttcagtaatgagtaatctaattaattacttttctcatcttggcaacgccgttaccgttactgaggcgggaaaggcgtgcgttactatgcgttactaagttggttgaataaaaaaaagtctgagagaaacggactcacggggacgagagcagagcaggagtggggaagacgccgttgcaaccgcgatgctaggtggctccaataatacctgactgcagccatagccgacaaactacacccacatgacacggtagatatcatattatagaactagatgcaaatgacagacactgctgcattgccaacatgttttaaggactacattcgTTTGTAAAcacccgccatcttaaagcagtagacctctcaggaaggccctgatgtagagatccttcctagcgaacctaagtaatttttttaaatctaaaatgctcctaaatcggcaaaatcttaacttaaatctatctttaaatgatgaaacaattttaaaacttacacatgtttaaagtagacagaggggaactaatgcaataacaggagaaattttaacaactttaacgattgattcacaactttaaatgacttccacacatagcaaaggttactagctagttatcgcaatacccttgtgtctagttaagtggagggtaaagaattgggctagggccaattgtcccccaaaccctttaagcttcacattgtgtgacctgtgttttttttttttttttttttttttgagggaaaaaaaaaaatcactagttactttgccaagtaactaattactcttacattcaggtaactgagttactaacgcaattactttttgggagaagtaattggtaactgtaattaattacttttttaaagtaaaattaacaacactggtcatgacaaataaaagtcttgtactaaatggaatataaaatattcaaaatgcatttattcagtacgacatggccaaattactccataatggtcaaaactatcgACTTTTTgaacctcccgaacaatattttatgccaatgaagttagtccggcttttatcatttccctgtttgccagggaagcagctggggAATGAtcaccggacaaaccggccgacgtcgggggagcgcgtagctgcccgagcccaactcggggcaagggtgtaggtttgcatagggacagtagggacataacactaccaacttatcaggatactcaaattgtccccaacaacttttaagcaactttatttgaattatataatgATTATAATTTATGATAATCatgaatgataataatttataatgtcttcccatatgtcgtaagaatagaattgacccttccattattaagtgtattactgtattttcattatgttcggacttacatttaccccttttcactttgcCAAAACTAGAAATATCATGAAATGAACCACAGTACAGTGAGGTTTACTCAATTTGATAGCATGGTCAAAGACCACCATCTGAAAACCTCAAATATTAGTATATTTATTAGCACGTTAAAAGGGCCTATGTGTTTATTATCATGGCCACGTTTGATTAGCTGATGACCAGAACAAACAAACTCGCACACTTACacaaccccgacagaaatatatgtcaacatgccgcctcctccacccccttcaaagacaagggatcttagaatttttttcggccagccgcagcagcagccactgtaagtagacgtcaatgttgtggaggtggggaacacgccactaattttgctactgaaagtccgacctgcatcacagttagcataacattaaactgtgtgaacttgctaacctgcaaaactcgagtaggaagcagcTTAgagataagtactgtatgtgttttctaccgttaacgttaattcaactgtgcatttgttcattatttaaaatatgtttattttctccatctttcatttaaaactgattttatttgcagcctacgcAGACATTTCTCTAACCcccccattcttttttttttttaaaataaaacacaaatacacaaccactgtaaatttcctttat includes:
- the paqr5b gene encoding membrane progestin receptor gamma-B, with the protein product MFSLMKLPRVVTINQVPKEFHEDSIISGYRHPRSSATDCILSLFQLTNETLNIWTHFLPTWYFLWKLVSVVLMQTVWQHPFTWPLVVLIVSSCIYPLASSCAHTFNSMSPRARHMCFYFDYGALSLYSMGSAIAYSAYVFPDKWVNNILHQSFIPVALLNSVICTSLACYSRLGLPILHHNHDLVKRFPECRSPRFRKALRIVAFAFPYLFDSIPLLYRVFLCEGEGCTDNDANVFHKTHIGLAFLTGFLFATHLPERLAPGSFDYIGNSHQLFHVFGVLGTHIQIMAIERDMTLRRSLLLDHSLAITFGNSVGVTLLCLLLNLTIVLLFSLPLLSTRIDQQKKQNSSAKAM